In Scylla paramamosain isolate STU-SP2022 chromosome 1, ASM3559412v1, whole genome shotgun sequence, one DNA window encodes the following:
- the LOC135104796 gene encoding prohibitin 1-like — protein sequence MAQQLANLFTRVGQIGFGVAVVGGVVNSALYNVDAGHRAVIFDRFMGVKQTVTGEGTHFFIPWVQKPIMFDVRTRPRNVPVVTGSKDLQTVNITLRVLFRPISDQLPRIYTTLGIDYEDRVLPSITNEVLKAVVARYDAGELITQREKVSRNVSEQLTERSAQFGIILDDISITHLTFGKEFTQAVELKQVAQQEAERAKFLVEKAEQEKKAAIISADGDASAATLMAKAFGEAGEGLVELRRIEASEDIAYKLAKNRNVVYLPNNQSTLLSLPQ from the exons ATGGCGCAGCAGCTAGCCAATCTCTTCACCAGGGTGGGACAGATCGGGTTTGGTGTGGCCGTAGTGGGCGGCGTGGTGAATTCAGCCCTCTACAATG tgGATGCTGGTCATCGTGCAGTCATTTTTGACAGATTTATGGGAGTGAAGCAGACTGTGACAGGTGAAGGAACACACTTCTTCATTCCTTGGGTCCAGAAGCCAATCATGTTTGATGTTAGGACCCGTCCCAGAAATGTCCCTGTTGTTACTGGTAGTAAGG ATCTTCAGACAGTCAACATCacattaagagttttattccgACCTATCAGTGACCAGCTGCCCCGCATTTACACTACCCTTGGTATTGACTATGAAGATCGAGTCTTGCCTTCCATTACAAATGAAGTTTTGAAAGCTGTTGTG GCTAGATATGATGCTGGAGAACTCATCACACAGCGAGAAAAGGTTTCACGTAACGTCTCAGAGCAACTCACTGAGCGTTCAGCTCAGTTTGGAATAATCTTGGATGATATTTCTATT ACCCACCTGACTTTTGGCAAAGAATTTACTCAAGCTGTTGAACTGAAGCAAGTGGCACaacaagaagcagaaagagCAAAGTTCCTTGTGGAAAAG gctgaacaagagaagaaagcaGCCATTATCAGTGCAGATGGTGATGCCTCAGCTGCCACATTGATGGCCAAGGCATTTGGTGAGGCAGGAGAGGGTCTGGTTGAACTAAGGAGGATTGAAGCATCAGAAGACATTGCTTACAA